In Sphingomonas sp. SUN019, one genomic interval encodes:
- a CDS encoding cupin-like domain-containing protein, with amino-acid sequence MVESVAEHRGVDRARFEREIVPAGRPAILRGLVADWPIVAAARESAESLAAYLRGHATDAAAESWFGPPEIAGRFDFVDDFRGYNHDRKLATIDQLLDLIFRQRDSAKPWSIYAGALPLARHAPGLLADNPMPLLDAAREMLVSLWLGNRTVTAAHWDLPQNLACVVAGRRRFTLFPTDQVANLYVGPVDRTLAGQPSSIVDVDAPDFERFPRFREALAAAEVAELGPGDALYMPSLWWHSVRSQDSVGAMVNFWWRDDPAYEVTPMLSLMHAAMTMRGLPANERAAWKAFFDHYVFRSGGDPVSHLPENARGLIGGDVESIAAFRARLAATLR; translated from the coding sequence ATGGTTGAAAGCGTAGCGGAACATCGCGGCGTCGATCGCGCCCGGTTCGAGCGTGAGATCGTGCCCGCCGGGCGTCCGGCGATCCTGCGCGGGCTGGTGGCGGACTGGCCGATCGTCGCGGCGGCGCGGGAATCGGCCGAATCGCTGGCCGCTTATCTGCGTGGCCACGCGACCGACGCGGCGGCGGAAAGCTGGTTCGGACCGCCCGAGATTGCCGGGCGATTCGATTTCGTCGACGATTTCCGCGGCTACAACCACGACCGCAAGCTGGCGACGATCGACCAGTTGCTCGATCTGATCTTTCGGCAACGTGATTCCGCGAAGCCGTGGTCGATCTATGCGGGCGCATTGCCGCTGGCACGTCATGCGCCGGGGTTGCTGGCCGACAATCCCATGCCGTTGCTCGATGCGGCGCGCGAGATGCTGGTGTCGCTGTGGCTCGGCAATCGCACCGTCACCGCGGCGCATTGGGATCTGCCGCAGAATCTGGCGTGCGTCGTCGCGGGGCGGCGACGGTTTACATTGTTCCCGACCGATCAGGTGGCCAACCTGTATGTCGGGCCGGTCGATCGCACGCTGGCGGGGCAGCCGTCGAGCATAGTCGACGTCGACGCACCCGATTTCGAGCGGTTTCCGCGCTTTCGCGAGGCGTTGGCGGCGGCGGAGGTCGCCGAGCTAGGGCCGGGCGACGCGCTGTATATGCCAAGCCTGTGGTGGCATTCGGTGCGGTCGCAGGATTCGGTTGGCGCAATGGTTAACTTCTGGTGGCGCGACGATCCCGCGTACGAGGTGACGCCGATGCTGTCGCTGATGCACGCCGCGATGACGATGCGCGGCCTGCCCGCGAACGAGCGCGCGGCGTGGAAGGCGTTCTTCGATCATTATGTCTTTCGCAGCGGTGGTGATCCAGTCTCGCACCTACCCGAGAATGCGCGCGGGCTGATCGGCGGCGATGTGGAATCGATCGCGGCGTTTCGTGCGCGGTTGGCGGCGACACTACGCTGA